Within Desulfobacter sp., the genomic segment GGGGGAGTGGCCTGACGTGGGCAGTTCGATGGTCACCCGGGTGCCGCTATCATCCTTAGACCAGACCGACACCCGCCCCTTATGCTGCTCCACATACTTTTTGACATTGGCCATGCCGTAGCCGGTGCCTTTAATCTCCGGCGCATAGGCGCCGGACTTGTCCCGGCTGCCTTTCAGGGTAAACGAAGGATCAAAAATCCGCTCCTGGAACCTCTCCGGTATACCGCATCCGTTATCTTCAATTTCAAGACAGACCCGGGGGGAATCCCCCGCCTCACCGCGGATGGATATAGCGATTCGTGGGTGTGCCACCCGGCTCAGGGCATGGATGGCGTTTTGAATAATATTGACCAGGGCGTTTTCGATCATTCCCGGATCGGCCTTGATTTCGCCAATGTCAGGGCTGTAATGCCTTTCGACCTCAATCTCCTTCAGGTCTTTTCCCAGCAGGTCCAGCACCAGGTCACATTTGTCATTGAGGAAAAAATACTCCTCTTTTAATTCCTGGTCCTTGGCAAAGGCCACCAGATTCCTGGTCATGGTCTTTCCAAGCCGGCTCTGCTGGAAAATCAGGCTGAATGCCTTCTTGGCCCCGGGATCGTTGCACTCAATGGCGTTGATTTCCGCCGTTCCCATTATAATGGTCAAAATATTGTTGAAATCATGGGCCATTTTACCGGAGACCTGGCCCACAAGGGCCATTTTCCTGGATTCGGCAGCCTCGGTCAGGGCCGCCATTTTTTCCGACTCGGCCTGGCGCAGCGCCGTGATATCCTCGCCCACGCAGATGATCTGATCCAGGGCCCCCGAAGGTCTGAATACGGCATCAAAAGCCCCCCGGTAATACCGGCACCTGCCGGATTTGTCCCGAAGCCTGTAATTGAGGAATGCCTTGGCCTGCCGTCCCGCCTTTGCCGCTTCCAGGGCGGCGGTCATGGCCTGCCTGTCCTCGGGCTCAACCATGGTCAGCGAGGATTTCCCGATGAGTTCCCCGGGCCTGTACCCCATCCGGATATGGGACTGACCGGCATACACATACCGGCCCTGGTCATCGTGGATGGACACCAGGGCGCTGGTGTGGCCGGTGATCCGCTTGAACAATGTCTCACTCTCGGTTAATCGCTCGATCAACCGGTCCCGGTCCTCGACGGTTTTTTCGTACTCGGCAATGAGATCCTTGGTTAAAAAACGCAGGCCCATACGGTAAAACCGGCTGAGGAAACCGGGGACCTGCCAGTTAAATTCGAATTCGCAGCACCCGTGGCCTTCATGAACACATTTTGTCTCCCGGGCCTGCAGCAGCCGGGCGCCTGAAAGTTTTGCCACCCCCATGTATACCCCCAGATTCCAGTGGCACACCTCCCGGGTAACCCGGACGCCGGGTTTGTAATGGAGTTGTACCACGGCAGAATCCCTGGCCACCCGGACGATGGCAACATCCTTTGTCCGGTTGAACTTGGCATTGATCCGTGCCGCCCGTTTGGCAACCGCCATGGGACCGAACACCCTGGCAAAAAACAAATCCCGTTTGGATAAATTTTCAAGAACGGCCGCTTCTCCGGCCCTCTGCTCAGGATGGGGTCCCGGCACCACCTTTTTTATAGCCCCCAGCAAGGCAAGTGAAAGCGCGTTGGACACCCAGTAGGCCTCATCGGTGAGATGGGTGAGGGTCACCGGTTCAAGGCTGGCGGGGTTGTTTTTATTGGGAATCAGCCAGGTGCGGTCTCCCATGGCATGCCGCAACATGGCATCCACCCCCTCTGTTCCAAACCGCTTTTCAATATATCCGAAAAGCCCCTTAAAATTTAAACAGCAGATATCTTTATCCATTGAAAATCCTGGCAGTTCAGGCGGCCGGTCCGCCGCCCCGGAAACACGCGCTCCGAAGCGGCAGGCCAAAGGCTATTTTCTAAGCATCATTCCGGCGCCTAAAATCACCAGCGTAATTACCAGGAAGGGGAGGAACATGGCCTTATGCACCGCCCCCCAGATAATATAAATGGAGCCGGCCCCGGCCAGTGCCGGGGCAATGAACCGGCTGAGGGGCGAAAGATCCGTAAAGGCTTTCATCATCCAGAAATAAAGGGAAATATAGATCACATACAAAAAGGCAATGGGCAGTTCGGACACATCCATAAAGCCGCCCCACCATCCGTTGAAATTCCCGTACCAGACCACCATCCATACGCAGGACATCACAAACCCCAGAAGGGCAGAGGCAATTGCCGTATCGGTTTTGGGGTTCACAGCCTTGAACATGTCAGGCGCCGGTCCCATATTCCTGCTGGCAATGGCATACATGCCCCTGGAGCAGCCCATGATAAGGCCGTTTAGGGTTCCCAGGCAGGAAATGATGACAAATACAGAAAGCATGGACGCGCTGATCTTCCCGAATATCAGGGAGATTACCTTAACCGGAGCCCCGTCCCCGGCGCTCAGCACCTCATCGTTGGACAATACGCCGGCAATGCCGATGTAATAGAGCATATATACCCCAACCACCACCAGGGTCCCCACAACCAAGGCCTTGGGCAGGGTTCTTCTAGCGTCTTTGAGTTCGGCATTGATGGAAGTGGCAATGATCCACCCTTCATATGCAAATGCCGTGGACAGGGTGGCGACGGCAAGCCCTCCGGAATCTGAAACTGCCTTGGCGCCCATGGTGAAACTGTCCACAATCTGACCGGATGATACCCCCTTGATCATACCCACCACGGCCACCATCCCCAGGGGGATCAGTTTAATGATGGTGGCGGACACCTGCCATCTTCCGGCCAGCACCGGGGCAAGGACGTTAAGGATAAAAAACAGCACCAGATACACCGCTGAAATATGCCATACCACATTTTCAAGGCCCAACAGCGCCTGGGTATAATTGGCCGACACCCAGGCCAGCACCGCCACCAGGGTCGGATAATAGATAAAGGTCATGAACCAGGCCACAATGTATCCGGCTTTCTCGCCGTAAGCCTCTTCAAAATAATCCACCACCCCGTTGACCTTGCCGATGCGGGTGGCAATGTGGGAAAACACATAGGCGGTGACCACCATGATCCCGCCGCCGATGAGCCAGGCAGTCAGGGCCGTTGGCAGGCTGCCGCCGGATGCTTTGAGTACATCATCCGCTTTAAAGAAGACACCGGACCCGATAACAATGCCCACAACCATGGCTGTGGCGGTCCAGAACCCGTATTTTTTCTGAAGTTCTTCCATTATATCCTTCCTGATTTATTATAAAAAAGTTTGGTTATACAGGGCCCACGGGCAATTGTAAAGAACGTTTTTTACCCCATCCCAGCAGAGGATAACCATCTGGAAACATTTCATATTCCCCCGTCGACACCCAAAGACACCGACAAATTGTTCCGGCCCGGCGCACCGCATTCAAACAAAAAATGATTTAATTGGTTGAACGGATAGCTTTTATTGTTTTCTAGGGAGGCACCCCATGGGATGAGGCGTCAGTTTCAGCATAAAGATTTAGGTCCCGGCCCTCCGTTTTTCCTTATCATCCCGATTCTTAAATGCCGTCTCCCGAACCCATGTGCTTTTCCCTTGACATGGCCAGAAAGGTATGTTTAAAGGCGTAGACAACATGGCGTCAGGAAGGCGCCGGTAAAAAAAGATAGTAATTCATACGTAATTCAAGGCCAAGAAGGTCAGTCACCGCTAACACCGGTGAACTGGGATTCTTGGCCTTTTTGTTTTTAAGGCCCGCAAATAAAAGGACATCCTGATGGATAGAAAAAAATACAGATATCTGCTTTTTGGGGCTCTGGCCATGATGCTGATCTCAGCCCCGGCCCGGGCGAACCGGGTCAAAGAGCAGATTGAAAAACCGGTCCGCAATGCCGTCCGGCTTGAACAGCAGACCCAGGCCGGCGAGGCAAAATGGCGGCAGGAAAAAGAAGAGAAACTGCGGCAGTTCGAAACCCTTGAAAATCAAATTGCCACCCTTGAAAAGAGCCTGGCCGCCGAAACGGACCGGAACCAGGCATTAAAGGCCTCGGTGGCCCAAAAAGAGCGGCAGCTGGCAGATATCCAGCAGATATCCGACCAGATCGCCCCCTTCCTGGACCGGCTTATCGCCCAATTGCACGAACTCAAGGAAAGCGACCTGCCCTTCCTTGACAGCGAAAGAAGCAAACGGCTGGCATCCCTTGAAGCCCTGAACCGGGACCCCAAGGCCCCTGTCAGCGAAAAATACCGGAAAATCATGGAAGCCCTCCTGGTGGAGGCCGAATACGGCAGGACCGTTGAGGTCTCCCAGCGGACCATTGACCTGGCCGGGGAAGATACCCTGGTCAATATTTTCAGGCTGGGCCGGCTGAACCTCTTCTACCAGACCCTGGACAGGGCCCGGTGCGGTTTCTACAACCCGGCCCAAAAGACCTGGGCCCCCCTGGACCCGGCATTTTTAAAAGAGATTCAGGCGGCAGTAGAGATGGGGGCCAAGCGTAAACCCGTTGCCCTCACGGACCTGCCCCTGGGAAGGATAGTTGTTCAATGAAGCGCCATCTCCCCATTATCGTTCTGCTCTGTATCTTTTTCGCCCTGACCTGTTCTTCTCCTGGCGCATTGGCCCAGGACATGCGGCTGCTCAGTATTGAAACCCAGAAAAAAGAAGCGGCCATGAAGGAAAAAGCCGCCATGGAATTGACGGCCGCCCGGGCCGAGGCCGCCCAGAGCCGGCAAAAAATCACAACAGACCGAAAAAGACTGAACCATGCCATTGCCGAACTGACCCGTAAAAAGCAGGACCTTCAAAACCGGATCAAGGCCCTTTCGGCAGAAAACACAGCCCTGGACAAAACCGATGCCCAACTGGCCAAAACCCTAGAATCGGCCCTGGGCATGGTCAAGGAATTGTCCGGGGTGGTCCGCATGAATGCCAAGGATATCAAAAGTGTTGTGGACTCAAGCCCCATTGCCGGGGTCTTTCATCCGGACACCGGCTTCCTAAAGGAGATTGCCGATGCCGCTGTTTTCCCCGGCATGGACCATATCCGGAAGATGGCGGACCTGCTCTTTGACCAGATCCGCCGGGGCGGCAACGTGAGCGT encodes:
- a CDS encoding response regulator — encoded protein: MDKDICCLNFKGLFGYIEKRFGTEGVDAMLRHAMGDRTWLIPNKNNPASLEPVTLTHLTDEAYWVSNALSLALLGAIKKVVPGPHPEQRAGEAAVLENLSKRDLFFARVFGPMAVAKRAARINAKFNRTKDVAIVRVARDSAVVQLHYKPGVRVTREVCHWNLGVYMGVAKLSGARLLQARETKCVHEGHGCCEFEFNWQVPGFLSRFYRMGLRFLTKDLIAEYEKTVEDRDRLIERLTESETLFKRITGHTSALVSIHDDQGRYVYAGQSHIRMGYRPGELIGKSSLTMVEPEDRQAMTAALEAAKAGRQAKAFLNYRLRDKSGRCRYYRGAFDAVFRPSGALDQIICVGEDITALRQAESEKMAALTEAAESRKMALVGQVSGKMAHDFNNILTIIMGTAEINAIECNDPGAKKAFSLIFQQSRLGKTMTRNLVAFAKDQELKEEYFFLNDKCDLVLDLLGKDLKEIEVERHYSPDIGEIKADPGMIENALVNIIQNAIHALSRVAHPRIAISIRGEAGDSPRVCLEIEDNGCGIPERFQERIFDPSFTLKGSRDKSGAYAPEIKGTGYGMANVKKYVEQHKGRVSVWSKDDSGTRVTIELPTSGHSPCRCIAEEEPAEICASEKRILIVEDEEAISRIHRSLLSNSPGRHMVDIAETGDAALSLLDSHRYDLVSLDYVLPGNLDGMDLYTHIRKSDPDIPILFVSGNLEFIASVKELKQKDSCMAHLSKPFTNLEYFNAVNRLMAEDAA
- a CDS encoding amino acid permease, with the translated sequence MEELQKKYGFWTATAMVVGIVIGSGVFFKADDVLKASGGSLPTALTAWLIGGGIMVVTAYVFSHIATRIGKVNGVVDYFEEAYGEKAGYIVAWFMTFIYYPTLVAVLAWVSANYTQALLGLENVVWHISAVYLVLFFILNVLAPVLAGRWQVSATIIKLIPLGMVAVVGMIKGVSSGQIVDSFTMGAKAVSDSGGLAVATLSTAFAYEGWIIATSINAELKDARRTLPKALVVGTLVVVGVYMLYYIGIAGVLSNDEVLSAGDGAPVKVISLIFGKISASMLSVFVIISCLGTLNGLIMGCSRGMYAIASRNMGPAPDMFKAVNPKTDTAIASALLGFVMSCVWMVVWYGNFNGWWGGFMDVSELPIAFLYVIYISLYFWMMKAFTDLSPLSRFIAPALAGAGSIYIIWGAVHKAMFLPFLVITLVILGAGMMLRK
- a CDS encoding DUF3450 domain-containing protein; the encoded protein is MDRKKYRYLLFGALAMMLISAPARANRVKEQIEKPVRNAVRLEQQTQAGEAKWRQEKEEKLRQFETLENQIATLEKSLAAETDRNQALKASVAQKERQLADIQQISDQIAPFLDRLIAQLHELKESDLPFLDSERSKRLASLEALNRDPKAPVSEKYRKIMEALLVEAEYGRTVEVSQRTIDLAGEDTLVNIFRLGRLNLFYQTLDRARCGFYNPAQKTWAPLDPAFLKEIQAAVEMGAKRKPVALTDLPLGRIVVQ